The proteins below are encoded in one region of Streptomyces marianii:
- a CDS encoding MerR family transcriptional regulator yields MRLAELSERSGVPIPTVKYYLRERLLPPGHRISATQAEYDEGHLRRLRLVRALIQVGRIPVATAREVVAAVADEGLDPHARLGAAVWAIPHGAEPDEDDPATETARRTADALLEQLGWTFGREVGAQSPAYRMVVSGIATMVRLGYPCGTGQLLPYARSAAELGVADLDLVEQYEPGEEQVEAAVALTVLYEPVLLGLRRLAQAEESRRRFG; encoded by the coding sequence ATGAGACTCGCGGAACTCAGCGAACGCAGCGGGGTGCCGATACCGACGGTCAAGTACTACCTGCGCGAGCGGCTGCTGCCACCGGGCCATCGGATCAGCGCCACCCAGGCCGAGTACGACGAGGGGCATCTACGCAGGCTCCGTCTCGTCCGTGCGCTGATCCAGGTCGGCCGGATACCGGTGGCGACCGCACGCGAGGTAGTGGCGGCCGTCGCCGACGAAGGCCTCGACCCCCATGCGCGGCTCGGCGCCGCCGTCTGGGCCATCCCGCACGGCGCGGAGCCCGACGAGGACGACCCGGCCACGGAGACGGCCCGCCGTACCGCGGACGCACTGCTGGAACAACTGGGCTGGACCTTCGGCCGGGAGGTCGGCGCACAGTCACCCGCCTACCGGATGGTGGTCTCCGGGATCGCCACGATGGTGCGCCTCGGTTATCCCTGCGGCACGGGGCAGCTGCTGCCGTACGCCCGGAGCGCGGCCGAACTGGGCGTCGCCGACCTGGACTTGGTGGAACAGTACGAGCCCGGGGAGGAGCAGGTGGAGGCGGCGGTGGCACTGACCGTGCTCTACGAGCCGGTACTGCTCGGACTGCGCAGGCTGGCCCAGGCCGAGGAGTCCCGCCGGCGCTTCGGCTGA
- a CDS encoding HAD family hydrolase, whose translation MPIRAVLWDVDDTIFDYAGADRVGMGRHLRAEGLAEAYESVDEALTRWKELTRIHWRRFEGGGVDFEAQRRDRVRDFLGAPGMSDTRADQWFARYVTHYEAAWQLFPDAVPALDTLAAGFRHGVLSNSSIRNQHRKLTVLGVRDRFEAVVCAAELGVAKPRAAAFHAACDALGLPPGEVAYVGDHPDIDAVGAVAAGLTGIWLDRAGLGGRPELIRITGLGELPALLRADTRFGAPSSFR comes from the coding sequence ATGCCGATCCGAGCCGTACTGTGGGACGTCGACGACACGATCTTCGACTACGCCGGAGCCGACCGCGTCGGCATGGGGCGGCATCTCCGGGCCGAGGGCCTGGCCGAGGCGTACGAGTCCGTCGACGAGGCCCTCACTCGCTGGAAGGAGCTCACCCGGATCCACTGGCGGCGCTTCGAGGGCGGAGGAGTGGACTTCGAGGCCCAGCGGCGGGACCGGGTCCGGGACTTCCTCGGGGCGCCGGGGATGAGCGACACCCGGGCGGACCAGTGGTTCGCCCGCTACGTCACCCACTACGAGGCCGCCTGGCAGCTGTTCCCCGACGCCGTGCCCGCGCTGGACACCCTGGCAGCCGGCTTCCGGCACGGTGTGCTCTCGAACTCCTCCATCCGCAACCAGCACCGCAAGCTCACCGTGCTGGGCGTGCGTGATCGCTTCGAGGCGGTCGTCTGCGCGGCCGAGCTGGGCGTCGCCAAACCCCGGGCCGCCGCCTTCCACGCCGCGTGCGACGCCCTCGGGCTGCCCCCGGGGGAGGTGGCGTACGTCGGCGACCACCCGGACATCGACGCGGTGGGGGCCGTCGCCGCGGGGCTGACCGGTATCTGGCTGGACCGCGCCGGACTGGGCGGCAGGCCGGAGCTGATCCGGATCACCGGCCTGGGGGAGCTGCCCGCCCTGCTGCGGGCGGATACCCGTTTTGGAGCGCCGTCCTCCTTCAGGTAA
- a CDS encoding fumarylacetoacetate hydrolase family protein, whose amino-acid sequence MRIARFSIDGNVAFGAVEGEGTGDPAGLVLDVIKGIPYGDFELSGTKIPLSKVRLLPPVLPNKVVAIGRNYAEHAAELGNEVPEAPVAFFKPTTSVIGTGDAIEYPSFSDDVHYEAELAVVIGRLCRDVPRDRVKDVVLGYTCANDVTARDVQKREKQWARAKGFDTSCPLGPWVETGIDLARAGDLTIQCTVNGEQRQLGRTSDMIRSIEDLVVHITEAMTLLPGDVILTGTPAGVGPLNVGDEVAVTIEGIGTLTNKVIKRG is encoded by the coding sequence GTGCGGATCGCCAGATTCTCCATCGACGGCAATGTCGCTTTCGGCGCGGTCGAGGGCGAGGGAACCGGCGATCCGGCCGGCCTCGTGCTCGACGTCATCAAGGGCATTCCCTACGGCGACTTCGAGCTCTCGGGCACGAAGATCCCCCTGAGCAAGGTCCGGCTGCTGCCGCCCGTCCTCCCGAACAAGGTCGTGGCCATCGGCCGCAACTACGCGGAGCACGCCGCGGAACTCGGCAACGAGGTCCCGGAGGCGCCGGTGGCCTTCTTCAAGCCCACCACCTCGGTGATCGGCACCGGCGACGCGATCGAGTACCCCTCGTTCTCCGACGACGTGCACTACGAGGCCGAGCTCGCCGTCGTGATCGGCCGGTTGTGCCGTGACGTCCCGCGCGACCGGGTCAAGGACGTCGTCCTCGGCTACACCTGCGCCAACGACGTCACCGCCCGCGACGTCCAGAAGCGCGAGAAGCAGTGGGCCCGGGCCAAGGGCTTCGACACGTCCTGCCCGCTGGGCCCCTGGGTGGAGACCGGCATCGACCTGGCCCGTGCCGGCGACCTCACCATCCAGTGCACGGTCAACGGCGAGCAACGCCAGCTGGGTCGCACGAGCGACATGATCCGCTCCATCGAGGACCTGGTCGTCCACATCACCGAGGCCATGACGCTCCTTCCCGGAGACGTCATCCTCACCGGCACCCCCGCCGGGGTCGGCCCCCTCAACGTCGGCGACGAGGTCGCCGTCACCATCGAAGGCATCGGCACTCTCACCAACAAGGTGATCAAGCGTGGCTAA
- a CDS encoding sensor histidine kinase produces MGRPQARQGQGEAAAEQEPRGASDRGPSPQHTQNQGPAGDNGDRGARPGAASATAESADRPKGKGPTDTGSRIALRNWRISTRLVSLLALPVVAATTLGGLRINESMSDIEQLDHMQLLTKLTKEATALAEALQEERDHAAGPLSNGGSAEAFEVSQSRTETDRHRQSFLAATVDIGDTTGDEALESIHANVSQIAQQVTTIAKIRGTAFDGEDSTTQTVNRYNRLITSLLTLSQDMAQATNNPEMIKRTRALAAFSAAKEYASIQRAIIAAALPANSKTAGDMSENDRLTGDDAAENEKQALASFKRLYASLGGNAEELTAPLVDGNSEIEEANDYAIRVLSRPSGLASAERRGYKDWTDQADTKIDAMNTIEKTLLGEMESKARELKQESQQDAIINGALILLVLGVSLIGAFVVARSMIRSLRRLQDTATKVAQERLPELVKELSEADPQDVDTTVESVGVHSRDEIGKVAAAFDDVHREAVRLAAEQALLRGNVNAMFTNLSRRSQGLIQRQLSLISELESREADPDQLSSLFKLDHLATRMRRNGENLLVLAGEEPGRRWTRPVPLVDVLRAAASEVEQYERIELAAVPATEVAGRVVNDLVHLLAELLENATSFSSPQTKVRVTGHALPDGRVLVEIHDTGIGLSPEDLAAINERLASPPTVDVSVSRRMGLFVVGRLSLRHGIRIQLRPSDSGGTTALVMLPVDVAHGGKKAPGKPGAGGQNSAPQAPAGAGGGRSLTGGPGAGGGGRPGLGGQRGQVGAGHSARAALPGRDGGLFQSGPQQGGPGQDPAQQDFSRQGGAAASAFGADAGRGRPAGPGAQDRGQGDRGRNSGRPAQPGNDDPRAELPGSGGRQQRPQPAGWGGEQPRSAQDTPRGHEDPESTGQYARPGAHRGDGHGGRPQAQDPAATEQFARPDFNAPRPPTAGQGRPGAPRPRQGGADFGAPRPAVGSLPAQPQPEALPPASGPGDGRTPLYDTLETNWFHQNQGGGADGAAQPPAAPQQPAARPAPSGPPRRPAAGQGQPGQGGQHNAGTASWRTSPNDELVRQAERVRKPAAGGVTTSGLPRRVPRANLVPGTAQEQTHHTGPQVSRAPDDVRGRLTNLRRGIQQGRQAGGSGNTGSFNVGPTHQQER; encoded by the coding sequence ATGGGGCGTCCCCAGGCCCGCCAGGGCCAAGGGGAAGCTGCCGCTGAACAGGAGCCGCGCGGCGCGAGCGACCGCGGGCCCTCGCCCCAGCACACCCAGAACCAGGGTCCGGCAGGCGACAACGGTGACCGCGGAGCGCGCCCCGGCGCCGCCTCGGCCACCGCGGAGTCGGCGGACCGGCCCAAGGGCAAGGGTCCGACCGACACGGGCTCCCGTATCGCCCTGCGCAACTGGCGCATCAGCACCCGGCTCGTCTCCCTGCTCGCGCTCCCCGTGGTCGCCGCGACCACCCTGGGCGGTCTGCGCATCAACGAGTCGATGAGCGACATCGAGCAGCTGGACCACATGCAGCTGCTCACGAAGCTCACCAAGGAGGCCACGGCCCTCGCCGAGGCGCTCCAGGAGGAGCGCGACCACGCGGCCGGCCCGCTGTCGAACGGCGGCAGCGCCGAGGCGTTCGAGGTCAGCCAGTCCCGCACGGAGACGGACCGCCACCGGCAGTCCTTCCTGGCCGCGACCGTCGACATCGGCGACACCACGGGCGACGAGGCGCTGGAGAGCATCCACGCGAACGTCAGCCAGATCGCCCAGCAGGTCACGACGATCGCCAAGATCCGGGGCACCGCCTTCGACGGCGAGGACTCGACCACGCAGACGGTCAACCGATACAACCGGCTGATCACGTCGCTGCTCACCCTGTCCCAGGACATGGCCCAGGCGACCAACAACCCCGAGATGATCAAGCGCACCCGCGCCCTGGCGGCCTTCTCCGCCGCCAAGGAGTACGCGTCGATCCAGCGCGCGATCATCGCGGCCGCGCTCCCGGCCAACTCCAAGACCGCCGGCGACATGAGCGAGAACGACCGCCTCACCGGTGACGACGCGGCCGAGAACGAGAAGCAGGCCCTCGCCTCGTTCAAGCGTCTCTACGCCTCCCTCGGCGGCAACGCCGAGGAGCTGACCGCCCCCCTCGTGGACGGCAACTCCGAGATCGAGGAGGCGAACGACTACGCCATCCGCGTGCTCAGCCGGCCCAGTGGTCTCGCGAGCGCCGAACGCCGCGGCTACAAGGACTGGACCGACCAGGCCGACACCAAGATCGACGCGATGAACACCATCGAGAAGACGCTTCTCGGTGAGATGGAGAGCAAGGCCCGCGAGCTCAAGCAGGAGTCGCAGCAGGACGCCATCATCAACGGTGCGCTCATCCTGCTGGTGCTCGGTGTGTCGCTCATCGGCGCCTTCGTCGTCGCCCGCTCCATGATCCGCTCGCTGCGCCGGCTGCAGGACACCGCCACCAAGGTCGCCCAGGAACGCCTGCCCGAGCTGGTCAAGGAGCTGTCCGAGGCCGACCCGCAGGACGTGGACACCACGGTGGAGTCCGTGGGTGTGCACTCCCGGGACGAGATCGGAAAGGTGGCCGCGGCCTTCGACGACGTGCACCGCGAGGCGGTCCGCCTCGCCGCCGAGCAGGCCCTCCTGCGAGGCAACGTCAACGCGATGTTCACCAACCTGTCGCGCCGTTCGCAGGGTCTCATCCAGCGTCAGCTGTCCCTCATCTCCGAGCTGGAGTCCCGCGAGGCCGACCCGGACCAGCTGTCCTCCCTGTTCAAGCTGGACCACCTCGCGACCCGTATGCGCCGTAACGGCGAGAACCTCCTCGTCCTCGCGGGCGAGGAGCCGGGCCGCCGCTGGACCCGGCCCGTCCCGCTGGTCGACGTGCTCCGTGCCGCCGCCTCCGAGGTGGAGCAGTACGAGCGCATCGAGCTGGCCGCCGTGCCGGCGACCGAGGTCGCGGGCCGTGTCGTCAACGACCTCGTGCACCTCCTCGCAGAGCTGCTGGAGAACGCGACGTCGTTCTCCTCGCCGCAGACCAAGGTGCGCGTGACCGGTCACGCCCTGCCCGACGGCCGGGTGCTCGTCGAGATCCACGACACCGGCATCGGCCTCTCCCCCGAGGACCTCGCCGCGATCAACGAGCGGCTGGCGTCACCACCCACCGTGGACGTCTCGGTCTCCCGCCGCATGGGTCTGTTCGTGGTCGGCCGCCTGTCCCTGCGGCACGGCATCCGGATCCAGCTCCGTCCCTCCGACTCCGGTGGCACGACCGCGCTGGTCATGCTCCCCGTCGATGTCGCCCACGGCGGCAAGAAGGCTCCGGGCAAGCCCGGTGCGGGCGGGCAGAACAGCGCACCGCAGGCTCCGGCCGGCGCCGGCGGTGGCCGGAGTCTGACCGGCGGGCCCGGTGCGGGCGGCGGCGGACGTCCGGGCCTCGGCGGACAGCGCGGGCAGGTCGGCGCGGGACACTCCGCGCGTGCGGCCCTTCCCGGCCGCGACGGCGGTCTGTTCCAGAGCGGCCCGCAGCAGGGCGGACCAGGTCAGGATCCCGCTCAGCAGGACTTCTCCCGCCAGGGCGGTGCTGCCGCGAGCGCGTTCGGCGCCGACGCCGGGCGCGGCCGACCGGCCGGGCCGGGGGCGCAGGACCGCGGCCAGGGCGACCGGGGCCGCAACTCCGGCCGCCCGGCGCAGCCCGGCAATGACGACCCGCGTGCCGAACTGCCCGGCAGCGGCGGCCGGCAGCAGCGCCCGCAGCCCGCGGGGTGGGGCGGCGAGCAGCCGCGTTCCGCCCAGGACACGCCGCGCGGCCACGAGGACCCCGAGTCCACCGGCCAGTACGCACGGCCCGGTGCCCACCGCGGCGACGGCCACGGAGGCCGTCCGCAGGCCCAGGACCCCGCGGCCACCGAGCAGTTCGCGCGTCCCGACTTCAACGCGCCGCGTCCACCCACGGCGGGCCAGGGCCGACCCGGCGCACCGCGTCCGCGCCAGGGCGGTGCCGACTTCGGCGCGCCGCGTCCGGCCGTGGGCAGCCTGCCCGCGCAGCCGCAGCCCGAGGCGCTGCCGCCGGCGTCCGGTCCCGGCGACGGCCGTACCCCGCTGTACGACACGCTGGAGACGAACTGGTTCCACCAGAACCAGGGCGGCGGTGCCGACGGCGCCGCGCAGCCCCCGGCCGCACCGCAGCAGCCGGCCGCGCGCCCCGCTCCGTCGGGCCCGCCGCGCCGCCCCGCGGCCGGCCAGGGCCAGCCGGGTCAGGGCGGCCAGCACAACGCGGGTACCGCCTCCTGGCGGACCTCGCCCAACGACGAGCTGGTGCGCCAGGCCGAGCGGGTGCGCAAGCCCGCGGCCGGTGGTGTCACCACCTCGGGTCTGCCCCGACGTGTCCCGCGCGCCAACCTCGTGCCGGGAACCGCGCAGGAGCAGACCCACCACACCGGTCCGCAGGTGTCCCGTGCGCCGGACGACGTACGGGGCCGGCTGACCAATCTCCGTCGGGGCATCCAGCAGGGGCGTCAGGCGGGCGGCTCCGGAAACACCGGCAGCTTCAACGTCGGCCCCACTCACCAGCAGGAGCGTTAG
- the ndgR gene encoding IclR family transcriptional regulator NdgR has protein sequence MDNSSGVGVLDKAALVLSALESGPATLAGLVAATGLARPTAHRLAVALEHHRMVARDMQGRFILGPRLAELAAAAGEDRLLATAGPVLTHLRDVTGESAQLYRRQGDMRICVAAAERLSGLRDTVPVGSTLTMKAGSSAQILMAWEEPERLHRGLQGARFTATALSGVRRRGWAQSIGEREPGVASVSAPVRGPSNRVVAAVSVSGPIERLTRHPGRMHAQAVIDAAARLSDALRRG, from the coding sequence ATGGACAACTCTAGCGGCGTCGGCGTTCTCGACAAGGCAGCTCTGGTACTGAGCGCCCTGGAGTCCGGTCCGGCCACCCTCGCCGGGCTGGTCGCGGCGACAGGGCTCGCACGACCCACGGCGCATCGCCTCGCCGTGGCACTGGAACACCACCGGATGGTGGCGAGGGACATGCAGGGCCGGTTCATCCTCGGCCCGCGCCTGGCGGAGCTCGCAGCCGCCGCCGGCGAGGACCGGCTGCTGGCCACGGCGGGGCCGGTGCTGACACACCTGCGCGATGTGACGGGCGAGAGCGCGCAGCTCTACCGCCGGCAGGGAGACATGCGCATCTGCGTGGCGGCCGCCGAGCGGCTGTCCGGACTGCGGGACACGGTACCCGTCGGCTCCACGCTGACGATGAAGGCCGGCTCCTCGGCCCAGATCCTGATGGCCTGGGAGGAGCCGGAGCGGCTGCACCGCGGTCTACAGGGGGCGCGCTTCACGGCGACGGCGCTGTCCGGCGTACGGCGCCGGGGCTGGGCACAGTCGATCGGCGAGCGGGAGCCCGGCGTCGCGTCCGTCTCCGCGCCGGTGCGCGGCCCCTCGAACCGGGTCGTCGCCGCCGTCTCGGTCTCCGGACCGATCGAGCGCCTCACCCGGCACCCCGGCCGGATGCACGCACAGGCCGTCATCGACGCGGCGGCACGCCTCTCCGACGCCCTCCGCCGCGGCTGA
- the leuC gene encoding 3-isopropylmalate dehydratase large subunit, with the protein MGRTLAEKVWDDHVVRRVEGEPDLLFIDLHLLHEVTSPQAFDGLRQNGRRVRRLDLTIATEDHNTPTLDIDKPIADPVSRAQLETLRKNCAEFGVRLHPLGDVEQGVVHVVGPQLGLTQPGTTVVCGDSHTSTHGAFGALAFGIGTSQVEHVLATQTLPMARPRTMAITVDGELPDGVTAKDLILAIIARIGTGGGQGYVLEYRGPAIEKLSMEARMTICNMSIEAGARAGMIAPDQTTFDYLQGRDHAPTGEDWDAAVAYWRTLRTDDDAVFDAEVFIDAAELAPFVTWGTNPGQGAPLSGHVPDPASYEDASERLAAEKALEYMGLTAGQALRDIQVDTVFVGSCTNGRIEDLRSAASVLQGRKVTDGVRMLVVPGSVRVALQAVEEGLDTVFKEAGAEWRHAGCSMCLGMNPDQLAPGERSASTSNRNFEGRQGKGGRTHLVSPQVAAATAVLGHLASPADLTDVSATPTPAGV; encoded by the coding sequence ATGGGTAGGACACTCGCGGAGAAGGTCTGGGACGATCATGTCGTCCGGCGCGTCGAGGGCGAGCCCGATCTCCTCTTCATCGATCTCCACCTGCTGCACGAGGTGACGAGTCCGCAGGCGTTCGACGGTCTCCGTCAGAACGGGCGCCGGGTGCGGCGGCTCGACCTCACCATCGCGACCGAGGACCACAACACTCCCACCCTCGACATCGACAAGCCCATCGCGGATCCGGTCTCCCGTGCCCAGCTGGAGACCCTGCGCAAGAACTGCGCGGAGTTCGGGGTCCGGCTGCATCCGCTGGGTGACGTCGAGCAGGGTGTGGTGCATGTGGTGGGGCCGCAGCTGGGTCTGACCCAGCCGGGCACCACCGTGGTCTGCGGCGACTCCCACACCTCCACCCACGGCGCCTTCGGCGCGCTGGCGTTCGGTATCGGCACCTCCCAGGTCGAGCACGTACTGGCCACCCAGACCCTGCCGATGGCCCGCCCCAGGACCATGGCGATCACCGTCGACGGGGAACTGCCCGACGGGGTCACCGCCAAGGACCTGATCCTGGCCATCATCGCCAGGATCGGCACCGGCGGCGGCCAGGGCTACGTCCTGGAATACCGCGGCCCGGCCATCGAGAAGCTCTCGATGGAGGCCCGGATGACCATCTGCAACATGTCCATCGAGGCCGGCGCCCGCGCGGGCATGATCGCCCCCGACCAGACCACCTTCGACTACCTGCAAGGGCGCGACCACGCCCCGACGGGCGAGGACTGGGACGCGGCCGTCGCGTACTGGAGGACCCTGCGCACCGACGACGACGCGGTCTTCGACGCCGAGGTGTTCATCGACGCCGCCGAACTGGCCCCGTTCGTCACCTGGGGCACCAACCCCGGCCAGGGCGCACCGCTGTCCGGACACGTCCCCGACCCCGCATCGTACGAGGACGCATCGGAGCGTCTCGCCGCGGAAAAGGCCCTGGAGTACATGGGGTTGACCGCCGGACAGGCGCTGCGCGACATCCAGGTGGACACCGTCTTCGTAGGCTCCTGCACCAACGGCCGTATCGAGGACCTGCGCTCGGCGGCGTCGGTCCTTCAGGGCCGCAAAGTCACCGACGGAGTACGGATGCTGGTCGTCCCCGGATCGGTGCGGGTCGCGCTGCAGGCCGTCGAGGAGGGGCTGGACACGGTCTTCAAGGAGGCCGGCGCCGAGTGGCGGCACGCGGGCTGCTCGATGTGCCTGGGCATGAACCCCGACCAGCTCGCCCCCGGCGAGCGCTCCGCCTCCACCTCCAACCGCAACTTCGAAGGCCGCCAGGGCAAAGGCGGACGGACCCATCTGGTCTCACCGCAGGTCGCCGCCGCCACCGCGGTCCTCGGCCACCTCGCCTCGCCCGCCGACCTCACCGACGTGTCCGCCACCCCCACGCCCGCCGGAGTCTGA
- a CDS encoding roadblock/LC7 domain-containing protein translates to MSQAAQNLNWLITNFVDNTPGVSHTVVVSADGLLLAMSEGFPRDRADQLAAVASGLTSLTAGASRIFEGGPVNQTVVEMERGFLFIMSISDGSSLAVLAHPDADIGLVGYEMALLVDRAGTVLTPDLRAELQGSLLH, encoded by the coding sequence ATGAGCCAGGCGGCACAGAATCTGAACTGGTTGATCACCAACTTCGTGGACAACACCCCCGGGGTGTCCCACACCGTGGTGGTCTCCGCCGACGGACTCCTGCTGGCGATGTCCGAAGGGTTTCCGCGCGACCGAGCCGACCAGCTGGCGGCGGTCGCGTCCGGTCTGACCTCGCTGACCGCGGGGGCTTCCCGGATCTTCGAAGGCGGCCCCGTCAACCAGACGGTGGTCGAGATGGAGCGTGGCTTCCTCTTCATCATGTCCATCTCGGACGGCTCCTCGCTGGCCGTGCTCGCCCACCCGGACGCCGACATCGGCCTCGTGGGCTACGAGATGGCCCTCCTGGTCGACCGTGCCGGCACCGTCCTCACCCCGGACCTGCGGGCCGAACTCCAAGGGAGCCTTCTCCACTAG
- a CDS encoding DUF742 domain-containing protein, which yields MTPPPASHDPYGVPVDTDYGHEGDQPLVRPYAMTGGRTRPRYQLAIEALVSTTADPAHLSTLLPEHQRICHLCREVKSVAEVSALLSMPLGVARILVADLAEAGMVAIHQPGNGEAGGTPDVTLLERVLSGLRKL from the coding sequence ATGACCCCGCCCCCCGCCTCTCACGATCCGTACGGTGTCCCCGTCGACACCGACTACGGTCATGAGGGCGACCAGCCGCTGGTGCGTCCTTACGCGATGACCGGCGGCCGGACCCGGCCCCGCTACCAGCTCGCCATCGAGGCGCTGGTCAGCACCACTGCCGACCCGGCGCACCTGTCGACGCTCCTGCCCGAGCATCAGCGGATCTGCCACCTCTGCCGGGAGGTCAAGTCCGTGGCCGAGGTCTCGGCGCTGCTGTCGATGCCGCTGGGTGTGGCGCGGATCCTGGTGGCGGACCTGGCGGAGGCCGGCATGGTGGCGATCCACCAGCCGGGCAACGGAGAGGCCGGCGGAACGCCGGATGTGACACTGCTCGAAAGGGTGCTCAGTGGACTTCGCAAGCTCTAG
- the gltX gene encoding glutamate--tRNA ligase, which produces MANGPSPKLSAPLEQGVPPRVRFCPSPTGNPHVGLVRTALFNWAFARHNQGTMVFRIEDTDAARDSEESYDQLLDSLRWLGLDWDEGPETGGPHEPYRQSQRMDIYRDVAEKLLAGGYAYRCYCTVTELDERREAARAAGRPSGYDGHCRDLSDERKAAYEREGRESIVRFRMPDEPITFTDLVRGELTFTPDNVPDYGIVRANGAPLYTLVNPVDDALMDITHVLRGEDLLSSTPRQIALYKALIDLGVAHRIPAFGHLPYVMGEGNKKLSKRDPQASLNLYRERGFLPEGLLNYLSLLGWSFSADQDVFSLAEMVGKFDIADVNANPARFDLKKAEAINADHIRRLDVKAFAEACEPWLRAPHTNWEPADFDQAAWEAIAPYAQTRLTVLSDITANVDFLFRKEPVEDEASWQKAMKEGSDALLRTARAKLAAADWSGPEALKDAVLAAGEEHGLKLGKAQAPVRVAVTGRTVGLPLFESLQILGREKSLARIDAALAKLGA; this is translated from the coding sequence GTGGCTAACGGACCCTCCCCCAAGCTCTCGGCTCCGCTCGAGCAGGGGGTACCCCCTCGCGTACGTTTCTGTCCCTCGCCGACCGGCAACCCCCACGTGGGCCTGGTCCGCACCGCCCTGTTCAACTGGGCGTTCGCCCGGCACAACCAGGGCACCATGGTCTTCCGGATCGAGGACACGGATGCGGCGCGCGACTCCGAGGAGTCGTACGACCAGCTCCTCGACTCACTGCGCTGGCTCGGGCTCGACTGGGACGAGGGCCCCGAGACCGGCGGCCCGCACGAGCCGTACCGTCAGTCGCAGCGCATGGACATCTACCGGGACGTCGCCGAGAAGCTCCTGGCCGGCGGGTACGCCTACCGCTGCTACTGCACCGTCACCGAGCTCGACGAGCGCCGCGAGGCCGCCCGCGCCGCCGGCAGGCCCTCCGGCTACGACGGGCACTGCCGTGACCTGTCCGACGAGCGGAAGGCCGCGTACGAGCGCGAGGGCCGCGAGTCGATCGTCCGCTTCCGGATGCCCGACGAGCCGATCACCTTCACCGACCTGGTCCGCGGCGAGCTCACCTTCACCCCGGACAACGTGCCGGACTACGGCATCGTCCGGGCCAACGGCGCGCCCCTCTACACACTGGTCAACCCGGTCGACGACGCGCTGATGGACATCACCCACGTGTTGCGCGGCGAGGACCTGCTGTCCTCCACCCCGCGCCAGATCGCGCTCTACAAGGCGCTGATCGATCTCGGCGTCGCCCACCGCATCCCGGCCTTCGGCCACCTGCCGTACGTCATGGGCGAGGGCAACAAGAAGCTGTCCAAGCGCGACCCGCAGGCATCCCTCAACCTCTACCGGGAGCGCGGCTTCCTGCCGGAGGGCCTGCTCAACTACCTCTCCCTGCTCGGCTGGTCGTTCTCCGCGGACCAGGACGTCTTCTCCCTCGCCGAGATGGTCGGGAAGTTCGACATCGCGGACGTCAACGCCAACCCGGCCCGCTTCGACCTCAAGAAGGCCGAGGCGATCAACGCGGACCACATCCGCCGACTGGACGTGAAGGCGTTCGCCGAGGCGTGCGAGCCCTGGCTGCGCGCGCCCCACACCAACTGGGAGCCCGCGGACTTCGACCAGGCCGCGTGGGAGGCGATCGCCCCCTACGCCCAGACCCGGCTGACCGTCCTCTCCGACATCACCGCCAACGTCGACTTCCTCTTCCGCAAGGAGCCGGTCGAGGACGAGGCGTCCTGGCAGAAGGCGATGAAGGAGGGCTCCGACGCCCTGCTGCGCACGGCGCGGGCGAAGCTCGCGGCCGCCGACTGGTCCGGCCCGGAGGCGCTGAAGGACGCGGTCCTGGCGGCGGGCGAGGAGCACGGCCTCAAGCTCGGCAAGGCCCAGGCGCCGGTCCGCGTGGCGGTCACCGGCCGCACGGTGGGCCTGCCGCTCTTCGAGTCGCTGCAGATCCTGGGCCGCGAGAAGTCGCTGGCGCGCATCGACGCGGCGCTGGCCAAGCTCGGCGCGTAA
- a CDS encoding DUF4188 domain-containing protein → MGSTPIQGRMTADARGDVVVFLIGMRINSFRSVRSWWPVFMAMPRMLKELSKDEGSGLLGYQLLLGGPRVLYTVQYWDTKEKLFAYATAQDKGHRPAWAAFNRRMREGRGRVGFWHETYIVPAGSYENVYVNMPAFGLGAVSGVVPVARRGERAAERLRSA, encoded by the coding sequence ATGGGCAGCACACCGATCCAGGGCCGCATGACCGCCGACGCACGGGGCGACGTGGTCGTCTTTCTTATCGGGATGCGCATCAACAGCTTCCGTTCGGTGCGGAGTTGGTGGCCGGTGTTCATGGCCATGCCGCGGATGCTGAAGGAGCTGTCGAAGGACGAGGGCAGCGGACTGCTCGGTTACCAGTTGCTGCTGGGGGGTCCGCGGGTCCTCTACACCGTCCAGTACTGGGACACCAAGGAGAAGCTGTTCGCCTACGCGACGGCCCAGGACAAGGGGCACCGCCCGGCCTGGGCGGCGTTCAACAGGCGGATGCGCGAGGGCAGGGGGAGGGTCGGCTTCTGGCACGAGACGTACATCGTGCCGGCGGGCTCGTACGAGAACGTCTACGTGAACATGCCCGCGTTCGGTCTGGGGGCGGTGAGCGGTGTCGTCCCGGTCGCCCGGCGCGGCGAACGGGCCGCGGAGCGCCTGCGCTCGGCGTGA